The following proteins are co-located in the Elusimicrobiota bacterium genome:
- a CDS encoding discoidin domain-containing protein: MRNWIVLGLVFGICLTCTGQVEAKKKVISKKVTTTKKSDDKAGKTAAKNKSSVQDIKIEAEDFDKGGEGVGYHDKEARNLGDQYRTDEGVDVEANTTAGGYDVGWAFAGEWLKYTVDIKTAGTYTMQVQAGAGGKGGVFHIELDDVDKTGPITVPDTGGWQTWQTITKTGVSLSAGKHIMKLVMDTNGTMVEAAVGNFDYIILKYEGAQSDAGAEEKPVKTATKKQASITGNIAKGKPVTVYSTEDGTGNVASNAVDGDTSTRWSSAYSDPQWIRVDLGGIYDIKKVVLSWDPAYAKYYEIQVSNNDTDWKTIYTKTDGMGGTEEIPLSGSGRYVRMYGTERATEWGYSLWEFEVYCK; this comes from the coding sequence ATGAGGAACTGGATAGTTTTGGGATTAGTGTTTGGGATTTGTTTGACTTGCACAGGGCAAGTTGAGGCGAAGAAGAAAGTTATCAGTAAAAAAGTTACTACTACTAAGAAAAGTGACGATAAGGCAGGTAAAACTGCTGCTAAAAATAAATCTTCTGTCCAGGATATAAAGATTGAAGCAGAAGATTTTGATAAGGGCGGGGAAGGCGTGGGATATCACGATAAAGAAGCAAGAAATCTTGGAGATCAATATCGTACTGATGAAGGAGTAGATGTTGAAGCTAATACTACTGCCGGCGGTTATGATGTCGGCTGGGCTTTTGCAGGTGAATGGTTAAAATATACAGTAGATATAAAGACAGCGGGAACATATACAATGCAAGTGCAAGCAGGAGCAGGCGGTAAGGGTGGGGTTTTTCACATAGAGTTAGATGATGTAGATAAAACAGGACCAATAACGGTGCCTGATACAGGTGGTTGGCAAACTTGGCAAACCATAACAAAGACAGGGGTAAGTTTAAGTGCCGGAAAACATATAATGAAGTTAGTTATGGATACTAATGGTACTATGGTTGAAGCGGCTGTAGGTAATTTTGATTATATAATTTTAAAATACGAAGGTGCACAAAGCGATGCTGGTGCAGAAGAAAAACCGGTTAAAACTGCTACTAAAAAACAAGCTAGTATTACCGGTAATATTGCTAAAGGGAAACCGGTTACAGTATACTCAACAGAAGACGGAACTGGCAATGTGGCGAGTAACGCAGTAGATGGTGATACATCAACGCGATGGTCATCAGCATATAGTGACCCGCAATGGATACGAGTAGACCTTGGTGGTATTTATGATATTAAAAAAGTAGTTTTGAGCTGGGATCCTGCCTATGCTAAGTACTACGAAATACAAGTATCAAATAATGATACTGACTGGAAAACAATATATACAAAGACAGACGGTATGGGTGGTACAGAAGAAATACCATTAAGCGGAAGTGGCAGATATGTGCGTATGTATGGGACTGAGAGAGCTACAGAATGGGGATATTCATTATGGGAGTTTGAGGTATATTGTAAATAG
- a CDS encoding FG-GAP-like repeat-containing protein produces the protein MGRIIRCCMMFAVVMIGLSVVSQSAIGPGDIFKETYVWVSPPGSNCSNLWYRVTDPNATYTPIAGLCNDPTDFPNNAQYFSGVDLVGATRAELVVEMWGGHIGTSGKQIKVNNNTWIPIPENTDISSPECYLNFRYPAVAIPLNQLVSGTNRIDVTAGPQICGSFGWGQFAHYGLKLRIYYDASKTHPTGSITSPTASSTINDNPTISATVNTYSGGINRVDFIGYYDDFDEDGNGIYSQWHYRYVLRNGAFLGHIGTAISSPYSKTWDTSWVPDQAASSVKFMAVIVGNDGMCYATPEVAGITLARTTTSVKMYKPSNVPQGFSVTSGASPSSKFCDVVIPSNASTVTGARMSVVTWNGAEGGLTQSVTLAGTEIATSFPNAVDHEYGYSNITVSNSLITAGTKEFRVTAYHPSNTSWTHGPEIIWPGPVLFVQYNTGGIQSVADPAINPNGGTYSSAQTVSITCATGGAIIKYTTNGSDPSSTNGNVYSGPITLSSDTTLKAIATKSGSLDSNVVTANFTITAATTGDPIYYVPVNVAVGSYARYDKPVEVAVNFTQYLTALGVGGSLNDQSLRVRETDSTGTTVINDNVVFQFDEDSAYNASNNAIGTVTFIMSGTTNASATRYFRIFFDVDPTITKVNFTKQVTLTDNVDDEGQSSYKIETVNATYYYHKQGGGFSSMVDTQNNDWLGYHATGGSAGNYRGIPNMVYPASYFHPGFVNSSSSILNQGPIKIKYKTDSIDGLWSCTWEIFPKYARMTVTKKNSAYWFLYEGTPGGNLDVTGTQDYFYRSNDTSPQLCGSYPSSNILNGDIPAPEWVYFADGTINRSIYLINHQDDSSNDSYYQMENNMTVFGFGRTGVNSSLNPVVPAYYTIGFADSRDLTTTKNTIESSWRDLTETIGTPGSSSGPVKVATPQFSLPAGSYSGTQLVIITCGTSGATIKYTTNGSDPSTSGTSGTSPQVATISVSGTLRVIAVKSGSEDSYENTAVYTITPSASPVGFTKYSSKDGYLSLPGTSGSEYVDSLICDIDNDGLNDFVIMKRGVAPGLVWYKKNGNNWDQKSIDPDLLKLGCFSQPIDMDNDGDMDIVNMGDYNEPRGYWWENPGPQAVVTTTRWTKHIIKDDSTGLSVTWHDACLGDFDGDGALELAAWGRVYASGVTRLYLWDVPADVKTRTTIWPNPATIYTKSSAPECEGMAITDIDLDGKVDIVGGGGWFKHVSGTTYQFNSIEPLESAVRGKCAVGQIIKGGRPEVAFSAGDFTGFAAWYESTNAAATTWTKHIIDSNVVQAHSLKIGDLDTDGDNDIFIAEMSRVGTNSYPAARMTVYKNDGAASPTFTATILTTGQNNHEDAIGDLNGDGRLDILQKSYSDPGNEDNEIAVWIQTGGGKRGLTDWTYKELDVTRALYGGWFEWFGLAAVDLNNDGYKDLLSGKYSYKNPGGDMTGTWTRTTFPVNVDASLVTDVDGDAYPDVIGFGLTAAYTPNPGVYWLEKTGAGDTTGDWTATKVAVIPPTLHSQSQGMRMAQIVPGGREEIVCTGDLPYSGDGASSGKLYYIQIPLVSPQNGNWPVTQISNSVSNSSNNQGIAVGDIDKDGDLDIAGVLGNNSTVVWYENPGVAGQGNWTVHTVGNATPINNVTSADGPDRVQLADLNDDGRLDIILTDEIWDGTNPLRAESRTYWFNCPATPKTVANWGTSTTIVKQQSTNSLDVADMDFDGDIDVVTGEHKGAKETAIWENDGSATPSFTQHIISSGKESHNSAYLSDLDGDGDLDLVSITWDDFFSTTGGLMYILRNNNTFGGGGGNPVVAITKPTNGQQFDQGSNILIEATAVDDVSVAKVEFYNGTTKLGEDTSSPYSYTWNSVPSGDFNIRAVVTDNIGLTGSAQVTISVKNTGQPTLPVGKWDMEGTSGSSTVSDTSGNNNNGTLTGMDTSTCWISGEVGTGLKFDGVNDYVSVPNSTSLDINGSQLTLIAWVRVDAIDPTDVNAHQIFIAKPAADGNHTAPYFAYSLHGVRASATELTPRLWLDIGGTGVSVAATQNIGIGTWYHLAAVYNGATMKIYVDGVESNSSAQTGNIAALGTALRLGANGGGTETFNGAMDGVKIYNIALTGSEILADKNLTSQPPTISISTIAITNGSNPPATVRIDATASDSDGTVSKVEFFNGTTLIGTDTSSPYSYTWNPVPAGTYSITATATDNSGATAITAAQIVIITNGSASPQQAYPTGVAWLIDSGTTTIQAEDYDMVTSGSASGETYFDTTVGNSGNEYRTDDVDVRACIDTGAGYQVGWTKPGEWLEYSVNVNQGGEYKIILRGANGDKNDGGLMHLEFGTHNSAPYRTTPSVSIPPTGSYDTWADVEITSNVVLTAGNQIMKLVMENSTAIGNGDFNYISLIKIGADTPNVVSIPTITPGAGTYSGSVTVTIDCATNGATKRYTTDGTDPTSSSTLYSAPFTLTASATVKARAFKDTMTDSSVNSVAYIVTSVSPQQSYGNIPSGTPWHIGIGTTTIEVENYDEATTGLSDGETYYDTTPGNQGGAYRTSEAVDIEAVVGASNGYDIGYVEPGEWLEYSINVNESGNYKIIVSAGILGTANPFHLEFGPHGATSLVTPSVTVPNTGGWTTFTDVTVADSVTLAAGNQIMKLVMESGSVSNNGNFDCIKIVRLTADTTPPVVSAVTPANISGSGTVITWTTNELANSKVEYGLTTSYGSATPVTDANGVYSHSVTLTGLTESTGYHYRMVSVDMNGNTTTSSDYSFTTILNDPNPPVISNVSAGVSINTAVITWNTDENSDTQVAYGTTTALGTTTTLDATPTRLHSVSINGLQKGKIYYYRVYSRDSSNNLATSSQYSFKTYNLKHKIYTYYYDDGTTTTKVGASAAASLKFKVQVYNVDENSIATDYTGTLTLTTKNSKGTELDTTDSTLVTTDAGEKEVAIPFRSDINTVELSGDTTAPVVISFNDMYIAKLVGYQGGTIRGANGLKILIPTGVLSANKYLASIKTSASPEVKNTMKYVNTVNPICYDFGELTFNNNAPVLENQIFTRAVNITIPYTTADIGILNEDGLRIYYWTGTEWELVTGVQAVDKSNNTITATVKHFSTYRVLGSYVSSDMSNVKVYPNPYNPATAVLGKLKLINLPINSIIKLYSVTGELVRELKETDFGNLGWLEWDGKNDNGDKVGKGVYIYQIQDAAGNKKTGKIGLIK, from the coding sequence ATGGGTAGGATTATCAGATGCTGTATGATGTTTGCAGTTGTAATGATAGGGTTAAGTGTGGTATCGCAGTCGGCAATTGGTCCGGGCGATATATTTAAAGAAACATATGTTTGGGTATCACCTCCGGGATCTAATTGTAGTAATCTATGGTACAGGGTAACAGATCCTAATGCAACATATACACCTATAGCAGGTTTATGTAATGACCCCACAGATTTCCCAAACAATGCACAGTATTTTAGCGGTGTTGATTTAGTTGGAGCAACGAGGGCAGAGTTAGTAGTAGAGATGTGGGGTGGACATATAGGAACCAGCGGCAAACAAATAAAGGTAAATAATAATACATGGATACCGATACCGGAAAACACAGATATATCAAGTCCTGAGTGTTATCTTAATTTTAGATATCCTGCAGTTGCTATACCGCTTAATCAGTTAGTAAGTGGAACTAATAGAATAGATGTTACTGCCGGTCCGCAGATATGTGGTAGCTTTGGCTGGGGACAATTTGCACACTATGGATTAAAGTTAAGAATATATTATGATGCTAGTAAAACCCATCCGACAGGCAGTATAACCTCTCCGACTGCCAGTTCAACAATAAATGATAATCCAACAATATCAGCCACGGTAAATACATATTCCGGAGGGATAAACCGGGTAGATTTTATAGGATATTATGATGATTTTGACGAGGATGGTAATGGTATATATTCACAATGGCATTATAGGTATGTATTACGTAATGGAGCGTTTTTAGGTCACATAGGGACAGCTATATCATCACCATATTCAAAGACATGGGACACATCATGGGTTCCAGACCAGGCGGCATCATCAGTAAAGTTTATGGCAGTTATCGTAGGTAATGATGGAATGTGTTATGCGACACCCGAAGTGGCAGGTATAACTCTTGCACGCACTACCACTTCTGTTAAGATGTATAAACCGTCCAATGTACCTCAAGGTTTTTCTGTAACATCTGGTGCTAGTCCTAGTTCGAAATTTTGCGATGTTGTAATCCCATCAAACGCATCTACGGTTACCGGTGCCAGAATGTCAGTTGTTACATGGAATGGTGCTGAAGGTGGTTTAACTCAGTCAGTAACATTAGCAGGCACTGAGATAGCAACTTCTTTTCCTAATGCAGTGGATCACGAATATGGTTATAGTAACATAACAGTATCAAATAGTTTGATAACAGCTGGAACCAAAGAATTTAGAGTAACCGCTTATCATCCGAGTAATACTTCTTGGACTCACGGACCGGAAATAATCTGGCCGGGACCTGTTTTGTTTGTACAATATAATACCGGTGGAATACAATCGGTGGCAGACCCTGCAATAAATCCTAACGGTGGAACATATAGCAGCGCCCAGACAGTAAGTATAACTTGCGCAACGGGTGGAGCAATAATAAAGTATACAACCAACGGCAGCGACCCATCCTCAACAAACGGTAATGTATATTCCGGTCCAATAACATTATCCAGTGACACTACATTAAAAGCAATAGCAACAAAATCAGGTAGTTTGGACAGCAACGTAGTAACCGCAAACTTTACAATAACAGCAGCTACAACAGGTGACCCTATATATTATGTGCCGGTAAATGTGGCGGTTGGCAGTTATGCAAGGTATGATAAACCGGTAGAAGTAGCAGTTAATTTTACACAGTATCTTACAGCCCTTGGAGTTGGCGGCAGTTTAAATGACCAATCATTAAGAGTAAGAGAGACAGACAGCACAGGCACAACAGTAATAAATGACAATGTAGTATTCCAGTTTGACGAAGATTCTGCATATAATGCTTCAAACAATGCAATAGGCACAGTAACATTTATAATGAGTGGCACAACAAATGCGAGTGCAACGAGATATTTCAGGATATTTTTTGATGTAGATCCAACAATAACAAAAGTTAATTTTACAAAGCAGGTAACCTTAACAGATAATGTAGATGATGAGGGACAGTCAAGTTACAAAATAGAGACAGTAAATGCGACCTATTATTATCACAAGCAAGGCGGTGGTTTTTCCAGTATGGTCGACACTCAAAACAACGACTGGTTAGGTTATCATGCTACGGGCGGTTCAGCGGGTAATTATCGCGGAATACCTAACATGGTATATCCCGCTTCTTATTTTCATCCTGGATTTGTAAATAGCAGCAGCAGTATATTAAATCAGGGACCAATAAAGATTAAATATAAGACAGATAGTATTGATGGTTTATGGTCATGCACCTGGGAAATATTTCCTAAATATGCAAGGATGACAGTAACAAAAAAGAACAGTGCATACTGGTTTTTATATGAAGGCACCCCTGGCGGAAATTTAGATGTAACCGGCACCCAGGATTATTTCTACAGGTCAAACGATACAAGCCCGCAACTTTGCGGGTCATATCCTTCAAGCAATATATTAAACGGCGATATCCCGGCACCTGAATGGGTATATTTTGCAGATGGGACAATAAACAGGAGTATATATTTAATTAACCATCAGGATGATTCATCAAACGATTCATATTACCAGATGGAAAACAATATGACAGTATTCGGATTTGGCAGAACTGGTGTAAATTCATCTTTAAATCCTGTTGTTCCTGCATACTATACAATAGGATTTGCCGACAGCCGTGATTTGACAACAACCAAAAACACGATAGAATCATCATGGCGGGATTTGACAGAAACCATAGGAACACCCGGTAGTTCTTCAGGTCCAGTTAAAGTGGCGACACCGCAATTTAGTTTGCCGGCAGGTTCTTATTCAGGTACACAGTTAGTAATAATAACCTGTGGGACAAGTGGAGCAACTATAAAATATACAACCAATGGAAGTGACCCATCAACAAGCGGAACTTCAGGCACCTCTCCACAGGTAGCAACAATATCTGTTTCAGGCACATTAAGAGTAATCGCAGTTAAGTCAGGTAGTGAAGACAGTTATGAAAATACAGCAGTATATACAATAACACCGTCAGCCTCACCGGTTGGCTTTACGAAATATTCAAGTAAAGACGGGTATTTATCTTTACCCGGCACGTCAGGTTCTGAATATGTAGATAGTTTAATCTGTGATATAGATAATGATGGCTTAAATGATTTTGTAATAATGAAAAGAGGGGTAGCTCCCGGATTAGTGTGGTACAAGAAAAATGGTAATAACTGGGACCAAAAATCTATAGACCCTGATCTTTTAAAACTCGGGTGTTTTAGTCAACCTATAGACATGGACAATGATGGCGATATGGATATAGTAAATATGGGAGATTATAATGAGCCCCGTGGATATTGGTGGGAGAACCCGGGTCCTCAAGCAGTAGTCACAACGACCAGATGGACTAAGCACATAATAAAAGACGACAGCACAGGATTGTCAGTAACCTGGCATGATGCTTGTTTAGGTGATTTTGACGGTGATGGTGCTTTAGAGTTGGCAGCGTGGGGACGAGTGTATGCGTCTGGTGTAACAAGATTATATTTATGGGACGTACCCGCAGATGTAAAAACCCGTACTACAATATGGCCAAATCCTGCTACAATATATACAAAATCAAGTGCACCCGAATGTGAAGGAATGGCAATTACCGATATAGATTTAGACGGCAAAGTGGATATAGTCGGCGGCGGCGGTTGGTTCAAACATGTAAGCGGAACGACATATCAATTTAATTCAATAGAACCACTTGAAAGCGCCGTAAGAGGTAAATGCGCGGTTGGACAAATAATAAAAGGCGGCAGACCCGAAGTAGCTTTTTCAGCCGGTGATTTCACCGGTTTTGCAGCATGGTATGAATCTACAAATGCTGCCGCAACCACATGGACAAAGCATATAATAGATAGCAATGTAGTGCAGGCACATAGTCTTAAAATAGGTGATTTAGATACAGATGGCGATAATGATATATTTATAGCAGAAATGAGCCGCGTGGGGACTAATAGCTATCCCGCTGCAAGAATGACGGTATACAAGAATGACGGTGCAGCAAGCCCAACATTTACAGCAACCATACTTACAACAGGACAAAACAACCACGAAGATGCGATAGGTGATTTAAATGGTGATGGCCGTCTTGACATATTACAGAAGAGTTATTCCGACCCTGGTAATGAAGATAATGAAATAGCGGTATGGATACAGACCGGTGGTGGGAAAAGAGGTCTAACGGATTGGACATATAAAGAGTTAGATGTAACCCGGGCACTTTATGGTGGTTGGTTTGAATGGTTTGGTTTAGCAGCAGTTGATTTAAATAATGACGGCTACAAAGATTTATTATCAGGAAAGTACAGCTACAAAAACCCTGGTGGTGATATGACCGGGACATGGACAAGAACAACGTTTCCTGTAAATGTAGATGCCAGTTTGGTTACTGATGTAGATGGCGATGCATATCCTGATGTAATAGGTTTTGGACTTACTGCAGCTTACACTCCTAATCCCGGTGTATACTGGTTAGAAAAAACAGGTGCAGGAGACACGACAGGCGACTGGACAGCTACAAAGGTAGCAGTCATACCGCCGACTCTACATTCACAATCACAGGGAATGAGGATGGCACAAATAGTTCCCGGTGGCAGGGAAGAGATAGTATGTACCGGTGATTTGCCTTATTCAGGCGATGGAGCCAGTAGCGGAAAATTGTATTACATCCAGATACCGTTAGTAAGTCCTCAAAACGGCAATTGGCCTGTTACACAGATAAGCAATAGTGTAAGCAATAGTTCAAACAATCAAGGAATCGCAGTAGGCGATATAGACAAAGATGGCGATTTAGATATAGCAGGAGTGCTGGGTAATAATAGTACAGTAGTATGGTATGAAAACCCCGGTGTTGCCGGACAAGGGAATTGGACAGTGCATACCGTAGGCAACGCGACCCCGATAAATAACGTTACAAGTGCTGATGGACCTGACCGTGTCCAGTTGGCAGATTTGAACGACGATGGACGGCTTGACATAATACTGACAGATGAGATATGGGATGGAACAAATCCACTTCGTGCGGAAAGCCGTACATATTGGTTTAATTGTCCTGCTACTCCAAAGACAGTAGCCAACTGGGGTACCTCAACAACGATAGTAAAGCAACAGTCAACTAACTCACTGGATGTAGCCGATATGGATTTTGATGGCGACATAGATGTAGTAACCGGCGAGCATAAAGGTGCAAAAGAGACAGCTATCTGGGAAAACGACGGTAGTGCTACACCAAGTTTTACACAACATATAATATCATCAGGAAAAGAAAGTCATAACTCAGCATATTTATCTGATTTAGATGGCGATGGCGATTTAGACTTAGTAAGTATTACATGGGACGATTTCTTTTCTACGACCGGCGGTTTGATGTATATCTTGCGTAATAACAATACCTTTGGCGGTGGCGGTGGCAATCCTGTAGTAGCAATTACAAAACCAACCAATGGTCAGCAATTTGATCAAGGTTCTAATATATTAATAGAAGCAACGGCAGTTGATGATGTTTCCGTTGCAAAAGTAGAATTTTATAATGGCACCACAAAACTTGGAGAAGACACCAGTTCGCCGTATAGTTACACATGGAATAGTGTTCCATCAGGCGATTTTAACATAAGAGCGGTAGTAACAGACAATATCGGTTTAACAGGCAGTGCCCAGGTTACTATTAGTGTCAAAAACACAGGCCAGCCTACTCTTCCTGTCGGTAAATGGGACATGGAAGGCACATCAGGCAGTTCAACAGTGAGTGATACATCCGGTAATAATAATAATGGAACATTGACCGGTATGGATACCAGTACTTGCTGGATTTCCGGTGAGGTAGGCACCGGTTTAAAATTTGACGGAGTAAACGATTATGTCAGCGTCCCTAATTCAACATCGTTAGATATAAATGGTAGTCAGCTAACATTAATAGCCTGGGTTAGGGTGGACGCCATAGACCCCACGGATGTTAACGCACATCAAATATTTATAGCGAAACCGGCAGCAGACGGTAATCATACTGCACCGTATTTTGCATATTCCTTGCATGGTGTACGTGCCAGTGCAACGGAATTAACACCAAGGTTATGGTTGGATATAGGCGGAACAGGAGTAAGTGTAGCAGCCACCCAGAACATAGGTATTGGTACCTGGTATCATTTGGCTGCTGTATATAATGGCGCTACAATGAAGATATATGTAGATGGCGTAGAAAGTAACAGTTCTGCACAAACCGGTAATATAGCGGCACTTGGTACCGCGTTAAGGTTAGGTGCTAATGGCGGAGGAACAGAAACTTTCAATGGAGCTATGGATGGAGTTAAGATATATAATATAGCGCTAACCGGCAGTGAGATATTAGCTGATAAGAATTTAACATCACAACCGCCGACAATAAGCATAAGCACAATAGCGATAACAAATGGTAGTAATCCGCCTGCGACGGTCCGGATAGACGCGACAGCATCCGACAGTGACGGAACAGTAAGCAAAGTAGAATTTTTCAATGGTACCACTTTAATTGGAACAGACACCAGTTCTCCATATAGTTATACATGGAACCCTGTGCCTGCCGGGACTTACAGTATAACCGCGACAGCGACTGATAATAGCGGAGCGACAGCGATAACAGCAGCGCAAATAGTAATAATAACCAACGGTTCCGCTTCACCGCAGCAGGCATATCCTACAGGTGTTGCTTGGTTGATAGATTCAGGAACGACAACAATACAGGCAGAAGATTACGATATGGTAACAAGCGGTTCTGCCTCCGGTGAGACATATTTTGATACAACAGTCGGCAATAGTGGTAATGAATACAGAACAGATGATGTAGATGTCCGGGCATGTATTGATACAGGTGCCGGATATCAGGTAGGCTGGACAAAACCTGGCGAATGGTTGGAATACAGTGTAAATGTTAATCAAGGTGGTGAATACAAAATAATACTAAGGGGTGCCAATGGGGATAAAAACGATGGCGGTCTTATGCATCTTGAATTTGGTACACATAATTCAGCACCATATAGGACAACACCATCAGTAAGCATACCGCCAACAGGCAGTTACGATACATGGGCTGATGTAGAAATTACATCCAATGTTGTGCTTACCGCAGGTAACCAGATAATGAAGTTAGTTATGGAGAATAGTACAGCAATTGGCAATGGTGATTTTAATTATATTTCCTTAATAAAAATAGGTGCAGATACACCTAATGTAGTTTCAATACCGACAATAACCCCTGGAGCAGGGACATATTCAGGTTCTGTTACTGTAACAATTGATTGTGCAACCAATGGAGCAACAAAAAGATATACAACGGATGGAACAGACCCGACATCATCGTCAACACTATATTCCGCACCTTTTACATTAACTGCAAGTGCAACAGTAAAAGCCCGTGCGTTCAAAGATACTATGACCGATAGTTCAGTAAATAGCGTGGCATATATAGTAACAAGCGTTTCACCGCAGCAGTCATATGGAAACATTCCGTCAGGTACTCCATGGCATATAGGAATAGGAACAACAACAATAGAAGTAGAAAATTATGATGAGGCAACTACTGGTCTGTCTGATGGTGAGACATATTATGATACAACCCCCGGTAATCAAGGTGGAGCATACAGAACAAGTGAAGCAGTGGATATAGAGGCAGTCGTTGGAGCCAGTAATGGTTACGATATCGGATATGTAGAACCTGGTGAGTGGTTAGAATACAGTATAAACGTAAATGAGAGTGGCAACTACAAAATAATAGTAAGCGCAGGCATATTAGGCACAGCAAATCCATTCCACCTTGAATTTGGTCCACACGGTGCAACAAGTCTTGTAACACCATCAGTAACCGTACCTAATACCGGTGGATGGACGACTTTTACAGATGTAACAGTTGCAGATTCTGTAACGCTTGCTGCAGGCAACCAGATAATGAAGTTAGTTATGGAAAGCGGTAGTGTATCTAATAATGGTAATTTTGATTGCATCAAAATAGTAAGACTAACTGCGGATACAACCCCGCCGGTAGTAAGTGCTGTAACACCGGCAAACATATCCGGCAGTGGAACAGTGATAACATGGACGACAAATGAGCTTGCGAACAGTAAGGTAGAGTATGGTTTAACAACAAGTTATGGCAGTGCAACTCCGGTAACTGATGCTAATGGAGTATACTCACACAGTGTTACTCTAACTGGTCTTACTGAGAGCACAGGCTATCATTACAGGATGGTGTCCGTAGATATGAACGGCAATACAACAACAAGCAGTGATTACAGTTTTACAACAATTCTTAATGACCCTAATCCGCCGGTGATAAGCAATGTATCAGCCGGAGTATCAATCAACACGGCAGTAATAACCTGGAATACCGATGAAAATTCCGACACACAGGTAGCGTATGGAACTACAACGGCGTTGGGCACCACAACTACGTTAGATGCGACACCAACCAGATTACACAGTGTCTCCATTAACGGGTTACAGAAAGGAAAGATTTATTATTACAGGGTCTATAGCCGAGACTCATCTAATAATCTTGCAACATCATCGCAGTATAGTTTTAAGACATATAACCTTAAGCACAAGATATATACCTATTACTACGATGACGGAACAACAACAACAAAGGTAGGAGCATCAGCAGCTGCGAGTTTGAAATTCAAGGTTCAGGTATATAATGTAGATGAGAACAGTATAGCAACTGACTATACCGGAACTTTAACTCTTACAACGAAAAACAGCAAGGGTACAGAACTGGATACAACAGATTCGACATTAGTCACAACAGATGCAGGTGAGAAGGAAGTCGCTATCCCGTTCCGTAGTGATATAAACACAGTAGAATTAAGTGGTGACACGACAGCGCCGGTAGTAATAAGCTTCAATGATATGTATATAGCAAAGTTAGTAGGATATCAAGGTGGAACAATACGTGGCGCCAACGGGTTAAAGATATTAATACCTACTGGAGTCTTGTCAGCAAACAAGTATCTTGCTTCAATAAAGACAAGTGCATCACCGGAAGTAAAGAACACAATGAAATATGTTAACACAGTTAATCCGATATGTTATGATTTTGGCGAATTAACATTTAACAATAATGCTCCGGTATTGGAGAACCAGATATTCACAAGAGCAGTAAACATAACAATACCATACACAACGGCAGATATAGGGATATTAAACGAAGATGGACTTAGAATCTACTACTGGACAGGGACAGAGTGGGAATTGGTAACAGGAGTTCAGGCAGTAGACAAATCAAACAACACAATAACCGCAACCGTCAAACATTTCTCAACATATCGCGTATTGGGTAGCTATGTATCTTCAGATATGAGTAATGTTAAAGTTTACCCTAACCCATATAATCCCGCAACAGCGGTATTGGGTAAATTAAAGTTGATAAATCTGCCGATAAATAGTATAATAAAATTGTATAGCGTAACAGGTGAGCTCGTCCGTGAACTCAAAGAGACAGATTTTGGTAACCTTGGTTGGCTCGAGTGGGATGGCAAGAATGATAATGGTGACAAAGTAGGTAAAGGAGTGTATATATACCAGATACAAGACGCTGCCGGTAACAAGAAGACAGGGAAAATAGGACTGATAAAGTAA